The DNA region CATCGAGGTGGGAGAGGAGCTGAAAGCGACCCTCCGGGATGCGACGCGAGACTATGAGAAAGGGCTGACGGAAGAACTTGAGAGAAGCGAGAGCGAGAAGAAAGGCGGGAACGGGCGGGCAGGATGAGCGAACCGGTAAAAGATAAATCGGTTTCCATGACCTTCCTCGAGCATCTCGACGAGCTTCGAAGCAGAATCTGGAAGTCAGTCATTGCCCTCGTCGCCGCCTTCATCGTCTGCTGGATCTTCTCCGAACAACTCCTTCATTTTCTCTTCATCCCGATCCGGGAGCATCTCTTCGAAGGAGAGGATATCATCTTCATCAACCTCACGGAGCCCTTCCTCATCAAGATGAAGGTCTCTTTTCTGGCAGCCATCTTTCTGGTATCTCCTTTCATCCTATTTCAGCTCTGGAGGTTCATCGCCCCCGGACTCTATCCGGGGGAGCGGTACTTCGCAGTCCCGTTCATCTTCTTCTCGACGCTCTTCTTCGTGGGCGGGGGGCTGTTCGGTTACTACATAGCCCTGCCGATTACGGCGAAATTCCTCCTCCAGATGGGAGAGGAGTTCAAAGCGGCTATTACTCTCAGGTCCGCA from Acidobacteriota bacterium includes:
- the tatC gene encoding twin-arginine translocase subunit TatC; amino-acid sequence: MSEPVKDKSVSMTFLEHLDELRSRIWKSVIALVAAFIVCWIFSEQLLHFLFIPIREHLFEGEDIIFINLTEPFLIKMKVSFLAAIFLVSPFILFQLWRFIAPGLYPGERYFAVPFIFFSTLFFVGGGLFGYYIALPITAKFLLQMGEEFKAAITLRSAFQFESWILLGLGLIFEMPILIFFLSRLGVITPRFLISKLQYAVLIIFIVAAVITPTGDVVTLCVFALPMVGLYLIGTLISFVFQKRGRQERSV